A section of the Humulus lupulus chromosome 2, drHumLupu1.1, whole genome shotgun sequence genome encodes:
- the LOC133814387 gene encoding uncharacterized protein LOC133814387 codes for MYGGMCSVDLANWVCSCRRWELTGIRCSHVVAAIWHKREDPVTYVSKWYTKEYYMKAYSQQIFPIRNQDGWPRSGKVGMIKPIGKTQPGRPKKSRRVELDALAPPTAKTLKRRSVRMRCSGCGAMGHNFRTCARNNLNSGKDNPPADPGTYARNSS; via the exons ATGTACGGGGGCATGTGCTCTGTCGATTTGGCAAATTGGGTCTGTTCTTGTAGAAGATGGGAACTCACTGGTATTCGATGTAGCCATGTTGTTGCTGCTATTTGGCATAAAAGAGAGGATCCAGTGACATATGTCTCCAAATGGTATACCAAGGAATACTACATGAAGGCATACTCTCAGCAAATTTTTCCAATTAGGAATCAAGATGGGTGGCCTAGAAGTGGCAAGGTTGGAATGATTAAGCCAATTGGGAAGACTCAACCTGGTAGGCCTAAGAAAAGCAGAAGAGTTGAACTTGATGCGTTGGCTCCACCAACAGCCAAGACATTGAAACGAAGATCTGTGAGAATGAGATGTTCTGGCTGTGGTGCAATGGGCCACAACTTCAGAACTTGTGCTAGAAACAACCTCAATTCG GGAAAAGACAACCCCCCAGCTGATCCTGGTACTTATGCTAGAAATAGCAGTTAG
- the LOC133817999 gene encoding protease Do-like 8, chloroplastic has translation MLLMACNFCPLQFHVISSRVSENHFLGRRKLCFNGVSSGCSPSSSIDVPSLRPISIQSVENPTKDMTQLLMKITPFTSRRALFSTLFLYSFFHSSRYLAAQALGDPTVTIDEVTPTVIASGELFPTENRIVQLFEKNTYSVVNIFDVTLRPQLNVTGAVEIPEGNGSGVVWNREGHIVTNYHVIGNALTRNPSPGEVVARVNILASDGVQKNFEGKLIGADRAKDLAVLKVEAPEDLLKPILVGQSSSLKVGQQCLAIGNPFGFDHTLTVGVISGLNRDIFSQAGVTISGGIQTDAAINPGNSGGPLLDSKGNLIGINTAIFTQTGTSAGVGFAIPSSTVVKIVPQLIQFGKAFRAGLNVEIAPDLIANQLNVRYGALVLQVPGNSVAARAGLLPTTRGFAGSIVLGDIIVAVDNKPVKNKAELYKALDDYNVSDQVILKIQRASDSLELPITLEEKSS, from the exons ATGTTATTGATGGCATGCAACTTCTGCCCTTTACAATTCCATGTAATCTCATCACGTGTTTCCGAAAACCACTTTTTGGGTCGTAGAAAACTCTGCTTCAATGGTGTCTCCTCTGGTTGCTCGCCCTCCTCCTCCATTGATGTTCCTTCACTCCGTCCCATCTCCATTCAAAG TGTTGAAAATCCCACCAAGGATATGACCCAATTGCTGATGAAGATTACTCCTTTTACTTCGAGGCGTGCATTGTTCTCCACTTTGTTTTTGTATTCATTTTTTCATTCCTCAAGGTACTTAGCAG CTCAAGCTTTAGGAGATCCTACTGTAACCATCGATGAAGTCACTCCCACTGTCATTGCTTCCGGGGAACTCTTCCCTACTGAG AACAGAATCGTTCAACTCTTTGAGAAAAACACATACTCTGTTGTCAACATCTTTGATGTAACATTGCGCCCTCAACTTAATGTAACTGGTGCAGTGGAG ATTCCAGAAGGAAATGGTTCTGGAGTAGTGTGGAATAGAGAAGGACATATCGTGACAAATTATCATG TAATTGGCAATGCCCTCACAAGAAATCCAAGCCCCGGGGAGGTTGTTGCACGAGTTAATATTTTAGCATCAGATGG GGTACAAAAAAATTTTGAGGGCAAGTTGATTGGCGCTGATCGCGCAAAGGATCTTGCTGTTTTGAAG GTCGAAGCCCCTGAAGATCTGTTAAAGCCAATCCTAGTAGGGCAGTCATCTTCGCTGAAAGTCGGTCAACAATGCTTGGCGATTGGAAATCCATTTGGTTTTGATCATACCCTCACTGTTGGAGTTATCAGTGGACTAAACCGAGACATTTTTAGTCAAGCTGGAGTCACAATCAGTGGTGGAATTCAAACAGATGCAGCCATCAATCCTGGGAATAG TGGAGGACCCCTATTGGATTCCAAAGGAAATTTAATTGGGATTAACACTGCAATATTTACTCAAACTG GAACTTCAGCAGGGGTAGGGTTTGCCATTCCATCCTCAACTGTAGTCAAGATTGTCCCCCAGCTAATTCAATTTGGCAAA GCTTTTCGAGCTGGTTTGAATGTAGAGATTGCTCCTGATCTGATTGCAAATCAACTCAATGTTCGATATGGAGCTCTTGTTCTTCAG GTACCAGGAAACAGCGTGGCTGCCAGGGCGGGGCTACTTCCCACCACAAGGGGCTTTGCCGGTAGCATTGTACTCGGGGATATCATTGTAGCAGTTGACAACAAACCT GTAAAAAACAAAGCAGAACTGTACAAAGCACTGGATGACTATAATGTCAGTGACCAAGTAATTCTAAAGATTCAGAGGGCCAGTGATAGTTTGGAGCTTCCTATAACTCTAGAGGAAAAGAGTTCATAG